The Lysobacter panacisoli genome includes a window with the following:
- a CDS encoding murein L,D-transpeptidase catalytic domain family protein: MIQPRTLALAIAALLPASPGLSARKPANQPTVLPSSAGTAAGDTPASTDASALSADAPGGRWLSRLAPGADPKVLELAVSAMQCAQSGGVGADARRLAVIDYSRPSLMPRLWVFDLAAGKLLYEEVVAHGQGSGDNMATRFSNDDGSHQSSLGLFVTADTYTGRNGYSLRMKGLEPGVNDAAMARAIVMHGAPYVDPVRAKSMGRLGRSWGCPAVRSAVARPMIDLLKGGQFVFSYYPDQAWLARSALLKCPAARNSLAHRGADGAPPSG; encoded by the coding sequence ATGATCCAGCCCCGCACCCTGGCCCTGGCGATCGCGGCCCTCCTCCCCGCCTCGCCGGGACTGAGCGCGCGCAAGCCCGCCAACCAACCTACCGTCCTGCCCTCTTCCGCCGGTACCGCGGCCGGGGACACGCCTGCGTCGACCGACGCGTCCGCCCTCTCCGCGGATGCGCCGGGCGGCCGCTGGCTGTCGCGGCTCGCGCCGGGCGCGGACCCGAAGGTGCTCGAGCTCGCCGTCTCGGCCATGCAGTGCGCACAGTCGGGCGGCGTCGGCGCCGACGCGCGCCGACTTGCGGTGATCGACTACAGCCGTCCATCGCTGATGCCGCGCCTGTGGGTGTTCGATCTTGCCGCGGGCAAGCTGCTGTATGAGGAGGTCGTCGCCCACGGTCAGGGTTCGGGCGACAACATGGCCACGCGTTTCTCCAACGACGACGGCAGCCACCAGTCCAGTCTCGGCTTGTTCGTCACCGCCGACACTTACACCGGCCGCAATGGCTATTCGCTGCGCATGAAGGGCCTGGAGCCCGGCGTGAACGACGCCGCGATGGCGCGCGCGATCGTCATGCACGGCGCACCGTACGTCGATCCCGTGCGCGCGAAGTCGATGGGCCGGCTCGGCCGCAGCTGGGGCTGCCCCGCCGTGCGCAGCGCGGTCGCCCGGCCGATGATCGACCTGCTCAAGGGCGGCCAGTTCGTGTTCTCGTACTACCCCGACCAGGCCTGGCTCGCGCGCTCGGCGCTGCTGAAATGTCCCGCCGCGCGAAATTCCCTCGCCCATCGGGGCGCTGACGGAGCGCCTCCGTCCGGCTAG
- a CDS encoding L,D-transpeptidase has translation MTRLRFPLLLALLLVAGIAQAVPTWGARQSSPANTPPQQLKPGEWIWGGDNRAGPIAVVVSLTEQRAYVYRNGIPIGVTTVSTGKRGYETPTGVFSILQKSKDHRSSIYNAAPMPYMQRLTWDGVALHAGGLPGYPESHGCVHLPSEFARLLFDSSNMGMTVVVSEQGKSPVDTVHPGALIPIDPRTGTDTGVPRLEDGQKYRWRPELSTEGPVSILLSGGDQRVVVFRNGIEIGRSRVLVRNPELPLGTHAYIVKDGFLPGDNPLLPGTKMPNWSTIGIPGHGEDAGKLLGPETIDRVVIPHDFVAAVLPLLTPGVVMLVTDERMSPETTGGAPVQVLDSDPPEG, from the coding sequence ATGACCCGACTCCGATTTCCGCTGCTGCTCGCCCTGCTGCTCGTCGCCGGCATCGCGCAGGCCGTCCCCACGTGGGGCGCGCGCCAGTCCAGTCCGGCCAACACACCGCCGCAGCAACTCAAGCCCGGCGAATGGATCTGGGGCGGCGACAACCGCGCCGGCCCGATCGCGGTGGTGGTGAGCCTCACCGAGCAGCGCGCATACGTCTATCGCAACGGCATCCCGATCGGCGTCACGACGGTCAGCACCGGCAAGCGCGGCTACGAGACGCCGACCGGTGTGTTCTCGATCCTGCAGAAGTCCAAGGATCACCGATCCAGCATCTACAACGCCGCGCCGATGCCGTACATGCAACGGCTCACCTGGGACGGCGTCGCGCTGCACGCGGGCGGCCTGCCCGGCTATCCCGAATCGCACGGCTGCGTGCACCTGCCTTCCGAATTCGCGCGCCTGCTGTTCGATTCGTCGAACATGGGCATGACCGTGGTCGTGTCGGAACAGGGCAAGTCACCGGTCGACACGGTGCATCCGGGTGCGCTGATCCCGATCGATCCGCGCACCGGCACCGACACTGGGGTGCCGCGCCTGGAAGACGGGCAGAAGTATCGCTGGCGTCCGGAGCTGTCGACTGAAGGCCCGGTGTCGATCCTGCTCAGCGGCGGCGACCAGCGCGTCGTCGTGTTCCGCAACGGCATCGAGATCGGCCGTTCGCGCGTGCTGGTGCGCAATCCCGAACTGCCGCTGGGCACGCACGCCTACATCGTCAAGGATGGCTTCCTGCCCGGCGACAACCCGCTGCTGCCGGGTACGAAAATGCCGAACTGGAGCACCATCGGCATTCCCGGTCATGGCGAAGATGCCGGCAAGCTGCTCGGTCCGGAGACCATCGACCGCGTGGTGATCCCGCACGATTTCGTCGCCGCGGTGCTGCCGCTGCTGACACCCGGTGTGGTGATGCTGGTCACCGACGAACGCATGTCGCCGGAAACCACCGGCGGCGCGCCGGTGCAGGTGCTCGATTCGGATCCGCCGGAGGGCTGA
- a CDS encoding DEAD/DEAH box helicase → MTFETLGLSPALLRALAEQNFATPTPIQAQAIPLAMAGHDLLGGAQTGTGKTAAFGLPLLQRLSKQTPGNGFRRPRALVLVPTRELAVQVTDNLRTYAKHVRMNISAIFGGAGMGPQVEMFRRGVDVLVATPGRLIDHLDRGTVKLDAIEILVLDEADRMLDMGFLPAMKRILGKLPRDRQTMMFSATFESQLKALAVEFMREPKQVQVAAQNTIAQTITHRAHPIDVARKRDLLIDILAKRHTDQAIVFGRTKHGCNRLAEQLEDAGLVAVAIHGNKSQAQRQKALNAFKAGKARVLVATDVAARGLDIPNLPLVINYDLPMVAEDYVHRIGRTGRNGASGEALSLVAPEEGGLLRQVQNMLRSDVEVVVVEGFEPSRPIQLNAPLPNPRQKQGAARKPAHRPHGKPAARHAHAGPKQHRGGGQGRGSRSGIA, encoded by the coding sequence ATGACGTTCGAAACCCTCGGGCTGTCGCCCGCACTGCTGCGCGCGCTCGCCGAGCAGAATTTCGCCACGCCCACCCCGATCCAGGCCCAGGCCATTCCGCTGGCGATGGCCGGCCACGATTTGCTGGGCGGCGCCCAGACCGGCACCGGCAAGACCGCCGCCTTCGGCCTGCCGCTACTGCAGCGCCTGTCGAAGCAGACCCCCGGCAACGGCTTCCGCCGTCCGCGCGCACTGGTGCTGGTGCCCACGCGTGAGCTCGCCGTGCAGGTCACCGACAACCTGCGCACGTACGCCAAGCACGTGCGCATGAACATCAGCGCCATCTTCGGCGGCGCCGGCATGGGCCCGCAGGTGGAGATGTTCCGCCGCGGCGTCGACGTGCTCGTCGCCACGCCGGGCCGCCTGATCGACCACCTCGATCGCGGCACCGTGAAGCTCGATGCGATCGAGATCCTCGTCCTCGACGAAGCCGACCGCATGCTCGACATGGGCTTCCTGCCGGCGATGAAGCGCATCCTCGGCAAGCTCCCGCGCGATCGCCAGACGATGATGTTCTCGGCCACGTTCGAGTCGCAGCTCAAGGCGCTGGCCGTGGAGTTCATGCGCGAGCCGAAGCAGGTGCAGGTCGCCGCGCAGAACACCATTGCGCAGACGATCACGCACCGCGCGCATCCGATCGACGTGGCGCGCAAGCGCGATCTGCTGATCGACATCCTGGCCAAGCGTCACACCGATCAGGCCATCGTGTTCGGCCGCACCAAGCACGGTTGCAACCGCCTGGCGGAACAGCTGGAAGACGCGGGCCTCGTCGCCGTCGCGATCCACGGCAACAAGAGCCAGGCGCAGCGCCAGAAGGCACTCAATGCGTTCAAGGCCGGCAAGGCCCGCGTGCTGGTCGCCACCGACGTCGCTGCACGCGGCCTCGACATCCCGAACCTGCCGCTGGTCATCAACTACGACCTGCCGATGGTGGCCGAGGACTACGTGCACCGCATTGGGCGCACCGGCCGCAACGGCGCCAGCGGCGAAGCGCTGTCGCTGGTCGCGCCGGAAGAGGGCGGCCTGCTGCGTCAGGTGCAGAACATGCTCAGGTCCGATGTCGAAGTGGTGGTGGTGGAAGGCTTCGAGCCGTCGCGCCCGATCCAGCTCAACGCACCGCTGCCGAACCCGCGCCAGAAGCAGGGCGCCGCGCGCAAGCCTGCGCACCGTCCGCACGGCAAGCCGGCCGCGCGCCATGCGCACGCCGGTCCGAAGCAGCATCGCGGCGGCGGCCAGGGTCGCGGTTCGCGCAGCGGCATCGCCTGA